A single Methylobacterium sp. 17Sr1-1 DNA region contains:
- the gspD gene encoding type II secretion system secretin GspD, translating into MIRGAPVLALALACGCAPIARAAEPIGQAGPGYAGGYAGARDTGALVLRGDDRLIGGEPPAREPIAGGPVSLNLVEVPLPVAAKAVFADTLGWGYSLDERASGTITLQTGGAVSREALLHMFETALASRGLSLRRSGRSVQIVPAGGAPDIRPVQGVGAEAGAVAVPLRWISAAEMQAILGAVAPREVVLRADRARNLLILSGDANQIRVLRQTIAVFDVDWMRGMSTAMVPVRSSNPVALARDLTQIFGGETSGSGDVIRFIPNEALNAILVVSSRAAYLDRARALLAQLETLAADRERQLFVYRIQNRSAKELAAVLQGVVMAEMGGASGMSGMGGYGGGYGSGYGGASGSYAAMGGGYGGGLGGAGGFGSVSGGGLSAGAVAGGAAGGGSLGASGGSAAGGASPSGSGWASGGDAGAGGAGLGASGGLGTAMAGGGGMFGGGAYGAYGGGLDSGFSGGAGMRRDAIGIVADDANNSLVISATRNQYDKILRILGRLDAMPTQVLLETVIAEVTLNDNLAFGVQWFLKERGSRFNLASTETDKAALTSGTAGLITSAIRGVPGFNYLLAGTDFNVVLNALQGVTRVNVISSPNITVLDNRTAKLQVGDQVPIIKQTGQSALTAGAPILNQIEMKDTGVILSVTPRVNKNGLVVLDINQEVSDVVPTTTSTIDSPTIRQRRVATSVAVNDGHSLAIGGMVQEKAQITNENLPVLSDLPVIGAAFRNRVDQRVRTELLVFIRPRVIRGTAEADRISEDFRQQFRAMMPVRPVLPPPPLPAAHQGSQGILRRMLD; encoded by the coding sequence ATGATCAGAGGTGCGCCTGTCCTCGCCCTGGCGCTCGCCTGCGGCTGTGCGCCGATCGCCCGCGCCGCGGAACCGATCGGGCAAGCTGGCCCAGGATATGCCGGCGGGTATGCCGGCGCCCGCGACACCGGTGCCCTGGTCCTGCGCGGCGACGACCGGCTGATTGGCGGCGAGCCCCCGGCCCGGGAACCGATCGCCGGCGGGCCGGTGAGCCTCAACCTCGTGGAGGTGCCGCTGCCGGTGGCCGCCAAGGCGGTCTTCGCCGACACGCTCGGCTGGGGCTACAGCCTGGACGAGCGGGCCTCCGGCACCATCACCCTGCAGACCGGCGGAGCGGTGAGCCGCGAGGCGCTGCTGCACATGTTCGAGACGGCGCTGGCGAGCCGGGGCCTGTCCCTGCGCCGTTCCGGCCGCAGCGTGCAGATCGTGCCGGCGGGCGGCGCCCCCGACATCCGCCCGGTCCAGGGCGTGGGCGCCGAGGCGGGCGCGGTCGCGGTGCCCCTGCGCTGGATCTCGGCCGCCGAGATGCAGGCGATTCTGGGGGCGGTGGCGCCGCGCGAGGTGGTGCTGCGGGCCGACCGGGCGCGCAACCTGCTGATCCTCTCCGGCGACGCCAACCAGATCCGGGTGCTGCGCCAGACCATCGCGGTGTTCGACGTCGACTGGATGCGCGGCATGTCGACCGCGATGGTGCCGGTGCGCAGTTCGAACCCGGTGGCGTTGGCCCGCGACCTGACCCAGATCTTCGGCGGCGAGACCTCCGGCTCCGGCGACGTGATCCGCTTCATCCCCAACGAGGCGCTGAACGCGATCCTGGTGGTGAGCTCCCGCGCCGCCTATCTCGACCGCGCCCGGGCGCTCCTGGCGCAGCTCGAGACCCTGGCCGCCGACCGCGAGCGCCAGCTCTTCGTCTACCGGATCCAGAACCGCTCGGCGAAGGAACTCGCCGCCGTGCTCCAGGGCGTGGTGATGGCGGAGATGGGCGGTGCCTCCGGCATGTCCGGGATGGGCGGCTACGGCGGCGGCTATGGGAGCGGCTACGGGGGCGCCTCCGGCAGCTACGCCGCCATGGGTGGTGGCTATGGCGGTGGCCTTGGCGGCGCGGGGGGCTTCGGCAGTGTGTCAGGCGGCGGCCTCAGTGCGGGCGCTGTGGCCGGCGGAGCCGCCGGGGGCGGATCCCTGGGTGCGTCCGGCGGTTCCGCGGCGGGCGGCGCCTCCCCGTCGGGATCCGGCTGGGCCTCGGGCGGCGATGCCGGTGCCGGCGGCGCGGGCCTCGGCGCGTCGGGCGGGCTCGGGACGGCCATGGCCGGCGGGGGCGGGATGTTCGGCGGGGGCGCTTACGGCGCCTACGGCGGCGGGCTCGATTCGGGGTTCTCGGGCGGCGCCGGGATGCGGCGGGACGCCATCGGCATCGTCGCGGACGACGCCAACAACAGCCTGGTGATCTCGGCCACCCGCAACCAGTACGACAAGATCCTGCGCATCCTCGGCCGCCTCGACGCGATGCCGACCCAGGTGCTGCTCGAGACGGTCATCGCCGAGGTGACGCTCAACGACAACCTCGCCTTCGGCGTGCAGTGGTTCCTCAAGGAGCGCGGCAGCCGCTTCAACCTCGCCAGCACCGAGACCGACAAGGCGGCGCTGACGAGCGGCACCGCGGGCCTGATCACCTCGGCGATCCGCGGCGTGCCGGGCTTCAACTACCTGCTCGCCGGGACCGACTTCAACGTGGTGCTCAACGCGCTCCAGGGCGTGACCCGCGTCAACGTCATCTCGTCGCCCAACATCACGGTGCTCGACAACCGCACCGCCAAGCTCCAGGTCGGCGACCAGGTCCCGATCATCAAGCAGACCGGCCAGAGCGCGCTCACCGCCGGCGCGCCGATCCTCAACCAGATCGAGATGAAGGATACCGGCGTCATCCTCTCGGTGACGCCGCGGGTGAACAAGAACGGCCTCGTCGTGCTCGACATCAACCAGGAGGTCAGCGACGTCGTCCCGACCACGACCTCGACGATCGACTCGCCGACGATCCGCCAGCGCCGGGTGGCGACCAGCGTCGCGGTGAACGACGGGCACAGCCTCGCCATCGGCGGCATGGTGCAGGAGAAGGCGCAGATCACCAACGAGAACCTGCCGGTGCTGAGCGACCTGCCGGTGATCGGCGCGGCGTTCCGCAACCGGGTCGACCAGCGGGTCCGGACGGAACTCCTTGTGTTCATCCGCCCGCGGGTGATCCGCGGCACGGCCGAGGCCGACCGCATCTCCGAGGATTTCCGCCAGCAGTTCCGCGCGATGATGCCGGTGCGCCCGGTCCTGCCGCCCCCGCCCCTGCCGGCGGCGCATCAGGGCTCGCAGGGCATCCTGCGGCGGATGCTGGATTGA
- a CDS encoding GspMb/PilO family protein: MPPSLAGRPLLLGLAGLVFVAALSLGPVLDALGAQDDIALARERLARAQAASAGPPSVPPLSAMDEAGLVAAFRARLDALAAERVAVVDGAGLQPDPARPTLPRLTASLRGSAEGLHGLLQALETGSPLIVPEEAEIGIERPADPEIGRATVMRLTLTVRGVLLPAPAVRTTP, translated from the coding sequence ATGCCGCCCTCCCTCGCCGGGCGGCCGCTGCTCCTCGGCCTCGCCGGACTGGTCTTCGTGGCCGCCCTCTCGCTCGGGCCGGTGCTCGACGCGCTCGGCGCCCAGGACGACATCGCGCTCGCCCGCGAGCGCCTCGCCCGGGCGCAAGCCGCCTCCGCCGGCCCGCCCTCGGTGCCGCCCCTGTCGGCGATGGACGAGGCCGGCCTCGTCGCCGCCTTCCGGGCCCGCCTCGACGCGCTGGCGGCGGAGCGCGTCGCCGTGGTCGACGGGGCCGGGCTCCAGCCCGATCCGGCCCGCCCGACCCTGCCGCGCCTCACGGCCTCGCTGCGCGGCTCCGCGGAGGGCCTGCACGGGCTGCTCCAGGCGCTCGAGACGGGCAGCCCCCTGATCGTCCCGGAGGAGGCCGAGATCGGCATCGAGCGCCCGGCCGATCCGGAGATCGGGCGCGCCACCGTGATGCGCCTCACCCTCACGGTGCGCGGCGTGCTGCTGCCCGCCCCGGCCGTCAGGACCACCCCATAA